The following is a genomic window from Amycolatopsis australiensis.
GCTGCTGGCACGGGTGACCGGCGCCGGCGCGGCAACGGCGGTCGAGGAGAGGCTGGAGTCGGCGACGGACGACGAGATGTTCGCGTTGATCGACGAACTCGACCTCGACTGACGGGTCCGCCGGAGATGCCGAGTCTAGGGATTTGCGGGTGCCGCGTGCGGTTCACTCGAGGCGACCACGCCGTGAACCTGGAGGTACCTGGTGGCAGTGTCTTCGGACAAGGACAAGGTCGTCGAAGCGCTCCGGGCGTCCTTGCGGGACAACAAGCGGCTGCGGGAACAGAACGACCGGCTCGCCGCGGCGTCGCGCGAACCCATCGCCGTCGTCGCCATGGGGTGCCGGTTTCCCGGCGGGGTCGCCACGCCCGAACAGCTGTGGGAGCTGCTTGTCGACGGCACCGACGCCATCTCCGCCTTCCCGGCCGACCGGGACTGGCCCGCCGGTGAGCTGGCCAGCAACACCGCCGAGGGCGGGTTCCTCGACTGCGCCGGCGACTTCGACCCCGCCTTCTTCGGGATCTCGCCCCGCGAGGCGCTCGCCATGGACCCGCAGCAGCGGCTGCTGCTCGAAGTCTCCTGGGAGACCTTCGAACGCGCCGGGCTCGACCCGCGCGGCCTGCGCGCCGGCGACACCGGCGTCTTCATCGGCTGCAGCAACCAGGCCTACGGCACCACGGACGTCCCCGACGAGCTGCGCGGCCACCTGCTCACCGGCAACGCCGTGTCCGTCGCGTCCGGGCGGCTGGCCTACACCTTCGGTCTCGAAGGACCCACCGTCACCGTCGACACCGCGTGCTCGTCGTCGCTGGTCGCGCTGCATCTCGCCGTGCAGGCGCTGCGCGCGCGGGAGTGCTCGATGGCGCTCGCCGGCGGGGTCACCGTCATGGCCACGCCCGCGGTGTTCGTCGAGTTCACCAGCCAGGGCGGGGTTTCCGCGTCCGGGCGGTGCCAGTCGTTCGCCGACACCGCCGACGGCACCGGCTGGGGCGAAGGCGCCGGCGTGCTGCTGGTCGAGCGGCTGGCCGACGCGCGCCGCAACGGCCATCCCGTGCTCGCCGTCCTGCGTGGCTCCGCGGTCAACTCCGACGGCGCGTCCAACGGCCTCACCGCGCCCAACGGCCTTTCGCAGCAACGCGTCATCCGCGCCGCCCTCGCCAACGCCGGCCTGGAACCGTCCGAAGTGGACGCGGTCGAGGCGCACGGGACCGGGACCACGCTCGGCGACCCGATCGAAGCGCAGGCCCTGCTGGCCACCTACGGCCGGAACCGCGCCCATCCGCTGCGGCTCGGCTCGATCAAGTCCAACATCGGGCACACCCAGGCCGCCGCCGGCGTCGCCGGGGTGATGAAGATGGTCCTGGCGCTGCGCCACGGCGTGCTGCCGCGCACGCTGCACGTCACGCGGCCGTCGTCGCAAGTGGACTGGACGCGCGGATCGGTCGAGCTGCTGACGGAGAACGCGCCGTGGCCGGACACCGGCGCGCCGCGCCGGGCCGGGGTGTCCTCGTTCGGCGTCGGCGGCACCAACGCCCACGTCGTCCTCGAAGCGGCCGAGGCCACGGCGGAGCCGGAGGGGTCAGGGACACCTCCCGGCCCCGCCGTGTGGCTGCTGTCGGCGCGGACCGCCGAGGCGCTGCGCGCGCAGGCCGGCCGGCTGCGCGAGCACGCCGGTGACCGCCGGCCGGGCGACGTCGGCCTGACGCTGGCCACCGCCCGCACCGCCTGGGAGCACCGCGCCGCCGTGGTCGGCGGCACCGTCGAAGACCTCGTCCGCGGCCTGGACGCCGTCGCGGACGGCAAGCCGTCGGCCGCGGTGGTCCACGGGGTCGCCGCGCCGCCGGGCAAGACGGCGTTCGTCTTCCCCGGCCAGGGCGCGCAGTGGGCCGGGATGGCCGTGGATCTCCTGCGCGAGTCGCCGGTTTTCGCCGCCCGGATGGAAGAATGCGCGGCGGCGCTGGCTCCTTACGTGGACTGGCCGCTGACCGGCGTCCTGGGTGACGCGGCGGCTCTCGAGCGGGTCGACGTCGTGCAGCCGGCGTCGTGGGCGGTGATGGTGTCGCTGGCGGCGCTCTGGCGGGCGCACGGGGTCGAGCCCGGCGCGGTCGTCGGGCACTCCCAGGGTGAGATCGCCGCCGCCGTGGTCGCGGGCGCACTGTCCATCGAGGACGGTGCGCGGGTGGTCGCGCTGCGGAGCAGGCTCATCGCCGAGCGGCTCGCCGGCCGGGGCGGGATGGCCTCGGTCGCGCTGCCGCCGGCGGAGGCGGCCGCGCGGCTGGACGACCGGATCGCGGTGGCGGCGGTCAACGGCCCGGCCTCGGTGGTGCTGTCCGGCGAGCCCGCGGCCCTCGACGAGCTGATCGAAACCCTGGTCGCCGAAGGGATCCGCGCGCGTCGCATCCCGGTGGACTACGCCTCGCACTCCGCGCACGTCGAGACCATCGAGGACGAGCTGCTCGCCGCGCTGGCCCCGATCGTCCCGCGCGAACCCGTGATCCCGGTCCAGTCGTCGGTGCTCGGCGACCGGGCCGGGGACATGGACGCCGCCTACTGGTACCGGAACCTGCGCCTGCCGGTCCGGTTCGACGCCGCCGTGCGCGGCCTGGCCGCGGCCGGGTACACCCGGTTCGTCGAGGTGAGCGCCCACCCCGTGCTCGCCGCCGCCGTGCCGGAGACGTGCGGGGACGCCGAGCCCGTCGTCGTCGGCTCACTGCGTCGCGGCGACGGCGGCCTGCCGCGCTTCCTGACGTCTCTGGCCGAGTTCTGGAGCCGCGGTGGTGAAGTGGAGTGGGCCGGGCTGTTCCCCGGCGCCCGGCTCACCGACCTGCCCACCTACCCCTTCCAGCGCGAACGCTTCTGGCTGACCGGCCCCGAGCGGACGGTTTCCGCTGCCGACCCGGCCGGCGAGCAGTTCTGGTCCGCTGTGGACAGTGGCGACGCCGGCGCGCTCGCCGAGTCGCTGAACCTGGACGCGTCGGCGCTCACGGACGTCCTGCCCGCGCTCACCCAGTGGCACCGGCGCCGCCGCGAACAGTCCGTTGTGGACGGATGGCGGTACCGCATCGCCTGGCAGCCCGCGACGCTGCCCGACGCGGGCTTCGGCGGCCGCTGGCTGGTCGTCGTCCCGGCCGGGCACGCGGCGGACGAGCTGGCCGGCGGCCTGGCCGCGCACGGCGCCGAGCCGGTCCTGCTGACCGTCGACCCCGGCGCCGGCCGGGCCCGGCTCGCCGAACTGCTCGCCGGGGCCGCCGAGGACGTCTCCGGTGTGCTGTCCCTGCTCGCTTTCGCGGATGACGGCCTCGCCGCCACCGTCGAGCTGGTCCAGGCACTGGGCGACGCCGGGGTGCCCGCGCCGCTGTGGCTGCTGACCCGCGGCGCCGTCGCCACCGGCCGCGCCGACCGGCTGACCGGCCCGGCGCAGGCCCAGATCTGGGGCATGGGCCGGGTGGCGGCCCTGGAGCACCCGGACCGCTGGGGCGGCCTCGCCGACCTGCCCGAGCGCCTCGACGAGCGCGCGATCGGCAGGCTCTGCCGGGTGCTCGCCGGGACGAGCGGCGAGGACCAGGTCGCGGTCCGCGCGTCCGGGATCCTGGTCCGCCGCCTGGTGCCGGCGCCGCTGGGTCCCGGCGGGGCGGGGGAGTGGCGGACGAGCGGGACCGCGCTGGTCACCGGCGGCACCGGCGCGCTCGGCGCGCACGTGGCCCGCTGGCTGGCCGCGGCGGGGGCCGAACACCTCGTCCTGACCGGCCGCCGCGGTCCCGGCGCGCCCGGCGCCGCCGAACTGCGGGAGGAACTCGAGGCGCTCGGCGTCGAGGTGACGATCGCCGCGTGCGACGTCGCCGACCGCGACGCCCTGGCCGCGCTGCTGGCCGGCGTCGAGCCCCGGACCGTGGTGCACGCGGCCGGGCTGGGCCGCTCGGCGGCCCTCGACACCACCGGCCGCGCGGAGATCGACGACACGCTGCGCGCGAAAGTCGCCGGCGCCGCCAACCTGGACGCCCTGCTTCCCGCGGACCTCGACGCCTTCGTGCTGTTCTCCTCCAACGCCGGGGTCTGGGGCGGGGGCGGCCAAGCCGCGTACGCCGCGGCCAACGCCTACCTCGACGCCCTCGCCCAGCACCGCCGCGACCGCGGTCTCCGCGCGACGTCCGTGGCGTGGGGTGCCTGGGCCGGCGCGGGCATGACCGGCGACGCCTCCGGGGAACAGCTGCGCCGCCGGGGCGTCCGCGCGATGGACCCCGCGCTCGCGCTCACCGTGCTGGGACAGGCACTGGCGGCCGACGAGACGTTCCTCGCCGTCGCCGACGTGGACTGGGCGCGGTTCGTCCCCGCCTTCACCGCCGCCCGCCCGCGGCCGCTGCTCGACGAGCTGCCGGAGGTCCGCCGCGTCCTCGAGACCGCGCCCGGGACGTCCGGTTCTTCCTTGGCCCGGGAACTTTCCGGCCTCAGCGAGCGCGCGCGGGCCGAGGCCCTGCTCGACCTCGTGCGCGCCGAGACCGCCGCCGTGCTGGGCTACCCCGGGCCGGAGGCGGTCGAGCCGGACCGGGCCTTCCGCGACCTCGGCGTGGACTCGCTGATCGCGCTGGAGGTGCGCAACCGGCTCGTCGCGGCGACCGGGCTCGCGCTGCCCGCCGTCGTCCTGTTCGACCACCCGGACCCGCGGCGGCTCGCCGCGCTGCTCGGACGCGAGCTGCTCGACACCGGCCCGGTGGCGGCCGATCGGCTCGGGTCCGAAGCCGACCGCGCCGAGCCGATCGCCATCGTCGCCATGGCGTGCCGGCTGCCCGGGGACGTCCGGTCGCCGGAAGACCTGTGGGACCTCGTTTCCGCGGGCGCCGAGGGCCTCTCGGCGTTCCCTGCCGACCGCGGCTGGGACCTCGACGCGGTGACCGGCGTCGGCGGGTTCGTCCACGACGCCGACGAGTTCGACGCGGACTTCTTCGGGATCTCGCCACGCGAGGCGACGGCGATGGACCCGCAGCAGCGGCTGCTGCTGGAAAGCGCCTGGGAGCTCTTCGAGCGCGCCGGCATCGACCCGCGGTCCCTGCGCGGCAGCAGCGCCGGCGTGTTCGTCGGCTGCGGCACGCAGGGCTACGCGACCGGCCACGCCGGAGCGGCCGACGAGGTTGAGGGGCACCTGCTGACCGGGAACGCCGGCGCGGTCGTGTCCGGCCGGGTGTCCTATGTGCTCGGCCTCGAAGGTCCCGCGGTGACCGTCGACACGGCCTGCTCGTCCTCGCTGGTGGCGCTGCACCTGGCCGCCCAGTCGGTCCGCTCCGGCGAGTCCTCGATGGCGGTGGCCGGCGGGGTCACGGTGATGGCGACACCCGGCGCGTTCCTGGAGTTCGGCAAGCAGGGCGGGCTCGCCGCGGACGGGCGGTGCAAGGCCTTCGCCGACGCGGCGGACGGGACCGGCTGGGGCGAGGGCGTCGCGCTGGTGCTGGTCGAGCGGCTCTCGGACGCGCGACGGCTCGGCCACCCGGTGCTGGCGCTGCTGCGTGGCTCGGCGGTGAACTCCGACGGCGCGTCGAACGGCCTGAGCGCCCCGAACGGCCCGTCCCAGCAGCGGGTGATCACCGCGGCGCTGGCGAACGCGGGCCTGGCACCGTCCGATGTGGACGCCGTCGAGGCGCACGGGACGGGCACCGCGCTCGGCGACCCGATCGAGGCGCAGGCCCTGCTGGCGACCTACGGCCGGGACCGGGAAGAGCCGCTGTGGCTGGGGTCGGTGAAGTCCAACATCGGCCACACGCAGGCGGCTTCCGGTGCCGTGGGCGTGCTCAAGATGGTGCTGGCCATGCACGGCGGGACGCTGCCGAAGACGCTGCACGTCGACCGGCCGTCGGAGCGGGTGGACTGGACGGCGGGCGAGGTCCGGCTGCTGACGGAGGCCCGGCCGTGGCCGGCGGGCGAGCGGCCGCGGCGTGCGGGCGTGTCCTCGTTCGGGGTGAGCGGCACCAACGCCCACGTCGTCCTCGAAGAGCCGCCCGCGGTTCCGGCCGCGCCCGGCGCGCCGGAGCCGGGCGTGCTGCCTTGGGTGCTGTCCGGCCGGACCGGGCAGGCCGTGCGCGACGCGGTGAGCGGGCTGGCCGGCGTCGGCGGTGACCCGCTGGACGTCGCGTTCGCCTTGGCCGCGCGCACGCCGTTCGAGTACCGGACCGTGGTGGTGGGCGACGGCCGCGACGACCTCCTGGCCGGGCTCGCCGCGGCGGCACCCCAGGGGGCCGAGCCGGGGAAGACGGCGTTCCTCTTCCCGGGCCAGGGCGCGCAGCGCGCCGGGATGGGGGCGGAGCTGTACGCCCGGTTCCCGGTGTTCGCGGAGGCGTTCGACGCGGTGTGCGTGTACCTCGACCGGGAGCTGGACCGGCCGTTGCGGGACGTCGTCTTCGGCTCCGGAGACCTGCTGGACCGGACCGGCTACACGCAGCCCGCGCTGTTCGCGGTCGAGGTGGCGTTGTTCAGGTTGCTGGAGTCGTGGGGCGTGCGGCCGGACCACGTGGCCGGGCATTCGATCGGTGAGCTGGCGGCGGCGCACGTCGCCGGGGTGTTCTCACTGGCCGACGCGGCCAAGCTGGTGGCGGCCCGGGCGGGCCTGATGCAGGCGCTGCCGGGCGGCGGCGCGATGCTGGCCGTGCAGGCCACCGAGGACGAGGTCACGCCGCTGCTGGGCGACGGCGCCGGCCTGGCCGCGGTGAACGGGCCGGAAGCCGTGGTGGTGTCCGGCGAGGCCGGCGCGGTCGCGGCGGTCGAGCGGCAGTTCGCCGCGCTGGGCCGGAAAACCGGCCGGCTGGTGGTGTCCCACGCCTTCCACTCGGCCCTGGTGGACCCGATGCTGGGCGAGTTCGCCCGCGTCGCCGGGGAAGTGACCTACGCGGCGCCGGAGATCCCGCTGGTGTCCACTGTGTCCGGACAGCTCGCCGGGGACGAGATCCGCACCCCGGAGTACTGGGTGCGGCAGGTCCGCGAGCCGGTGCGGTTCGCCGACGCCACGCGGACCCTCGCCGGGGCCGGGGTCACCCGGGCGCTCGAACTCGGCCCGGGCGGTGTGCTGTCCGCGTTGGCGGCCGTGCCCTCGGCACCCGTGCTGCGCAAGGACCGCCCCGAATACCCGAGCCTGCTGTCCGCGCTGGCCGACACGCACACGCGGGGGCACACCGTCGACTGGGTGGCGGTCCTGCGCGCGGCCCACCCGGGGCATGCGCCGCGGGCCGTCACGCTGCCCACTTATCCGTTCCAGCGCACGCGCTTCTGGCTGGAGACCTCGACGCGTCCCGAGCCCGACGAAGCGTTCTGGACGGCTGTCGAGAACGAAGACTTCGACGCCCTGGCGGCGTGGCGGGAACGCCGGCGACCGCGGCCGCCGGTCTACGACGTCACCTGGGAGCCCGTGGCCGAGCCGCCCGTCGCGCCGGCGGGCCGCTGGCTCGCCGTCGTCCCCGCCGGCGCGGACGCCGACCTGCGCGCGGCGTTGCCGGCCGACGTCCTCGAAGTCGCCGCCGGCGACGACCGGGCGTCCCTCACCGCGAGCCTGCGGGGCCGGGAACCCGCCGGCGTGGTGTCCACCTTGGACGTCGCTGGTCAGCTGGCCCTGGTCCAGGCCCTCGGTGACGCCGGGATCGACGCGCCGCTGTGGTGCCTCACCCGCGGCGCGGTCGCCGCGGCCGACGGCGATGTGCCGGACCCGGCCCAGGCGATGGTCTGGGGCCTCGGGCGCACGGTCGCGCTGGAGCAGCCGCACCGCTGGGGTGGCCTGGTGGACCTGCCCGCCGACGCCGGCGAGCCGGCACTGCGCCGGTTGTCCGCGATCCTCGGCGGCACCACCGGCGAAGACGAGATCGCCGTGCGCGGCACCGGAATCCTGGCCCGCCGCCTCACCCGCCCCGGCGTCGTGAATGGGAAACAGCGTGCTAACCCTGTTCCACACTCACGACCGGACTGGCGGCCCGGCGGCACCGTCCTCGTCACCGGTGGCACCGGCGCGCTCGGCCGGCACGTCGCCCGCTGGCTGGCCGGCGCCGGGGCCGGACGCCTCGTCCTGCTCAGCCGCCGCGGCCCGGACGCGCCCGGCGCGGCGGCCCTGCGCGACGAGCTGACCGGGCTCGGCGCCCGCGTCGACATCCTGGCCTGCGACGTCGCCGACCGGGAGGCGCTGGCCGCGGCCCTCGGCACCGCCGGTGACCTCACCGCCGTCTTCCACACCGCCGGGGTGCTGGCCGACGGCGTGCTCGAAGCCCTCACCCCGCAGCGGCTCGCCGAAGTCGTCGACGCCAAGGCCGGTTCCGCCCGGCACCTGCACGAGCTGACGGCCGGGCACCCGCTGGAGGCGTTCGTCCTGTTCTCCTCCTGCGCGGCCACCTTCGGCGCGGCGGGCCAGGCCAACTACGCGGCCGCCAACGCCTTCCTCGACGCGCTCGCCGAACGGCGGCGGGCCCAGGGACTGCCCGCGACGTCGATCGCCTGGGGGCCGTGGGCCGACGGCGGGATGGCGGCGGCCCACGGCGAGCACCTCGGCCGCACCGGGCTCGTCCCGCTGGGGCCCGGCCGGGCGGTCGCCG
Proteins encoded in this region:
- a CDS encoding type I polyketide synthase, with protein sequence MSSDKDKVVEALRASLRDNKRLREQNDRLAAASREPIAVVAMGCRFPGGVATPEQLWELLVDGTDAISAFPADRDWPAGELASNTAEGGFLDCAGDFDPAFFGISPREALAMDPQQRLLLEVSWETFERAGLDPRGLRAGDTGVFIGCSNQAYGTTDVPDELRGHLLTGNAVSVASGRLAYTFGLEGPTVTVDTACSSSLVALHLAVQALRARECSMALAGGVTVMATPAVFVEFTSQGGVSASGRCQSFADTADGTGWGEGAGVLLVERLADARRNGHPVLAVLRGSAVNSDGASNGLTAPNGLSQQRVIRAALANAGLEPSEVDAVEAHGTGTTLGDPIEAQALLATYGRNRAHPLRLGSIKSNIGHTQAAAGVAGVMKMVLALRHGVLPRTLHVTRPSSQVDWTRGSVELLTENAPWPDTGAPRRAGVSSFGVGGTNAHVVLEAAEATAEPEGSGTPPGPAVWLLSARTAEALRAQAGRLREHAGDRRPGDVGLTLATARTAWEHRAAVVGGTVEDLVRGLDAVADGKPSAAVVHGVAAPPGKTAFVFPGQGAQWAGMAVDLLRESPVFAARMEECAAALAPYVDWPLTGVLGDAAALERVDVVQPASWAVMVSLAALWRAHGVEPGAVVGHSQGEIAAAVVAGALSIEDGARVVALRSRLIAERLAGRGGMASVALPPAEAAARLDDRIAVAAVNGPASVVLSGEPAALDELIETLVAEGIRARRIPVDYASHSAHVETIEDELLAALAPIVPREPVIPVQSSVLGDRAGDMDAAYWYRNLRLPVRFDAAVRGLAAAGYTRFVEVSAHPVLAAAVPETCGDAEPVVVGSLRRGDGGLPRFLTSLAEFWSRGGEVEWAGLFPGARLTDLPTYPFQRERFWLTGPERTVSAADPAGEQFWSAVDSGDAGALAESLNLDASALTDVLPALTQWHRRRREQSVVDGWRYRIAWQPATLPDAGFGGRWLVVVPAGHAADELAGGLAAHGAEPVLLTVDPGAGRARLAELLAGAAEDVSGVLSLLAFADDGLAATVELVQALGDAGVPAPLWLLTRGAVATGRADRLTGPAQAQIWGMGRVAALEHPDRWGGLADLPERLDERAIGRLCRVLAGTSGEDQVAVRASGILVRRLVPAPLGPGGAGEWRTSGTALVTGGTGALGAHVARWLAAAGAEHLVLTGRRGPGAPGAAELREELEALGVEVTIAACDVADRDALAALLAGVEPRTVVHAAGLGRSAALDTTGRAEIDDTLRAKVAGAANLDALLPADLDAFVLFSSNAGVWGGGGQAAYAAANAYLDALAQHRRDRGLRATSVAWGAWAGAGMTGDASGEQLRRRGVRAMDPALALTVLGQALAADETFLAVADVDWARFVPAFTAARPRPLLDELPEVRRVLETAPGTSGSSLARELSGLSERARAEALLDLVRAETAAVLGYPGPEAVEPDRAFRDLGVDSLIALEVRNRLVAATGLALPAVVLFDHPDPRRLAALLGRELLDTGPVAADRLGSEADRAEPIAIVAMACRLPGDVRSPEDLWDLVSAGAEGLSAFPADRGWDLDAVTGVGGFVHDADEFDADFFGISPREATAMDPQQRLLLESAWELFERAGIDPRSLRGSSAGVFVGCGTQGYATGHAGAADEVEGHLLTGNAGAVVSGRVSYVLGLEGPAVTVDTACSSSLVALHLAAQSVRSGESSMAVAGGVTVMATPGAFLEFGKQGGLAADGRCKAFADAADGTGWGEGVALVLVERLSDARRLGHPVLALLRGSAVNSDGASNGLSAPNGPSQQRVITAALANAGLAPSDVDAVEAHGTGTALGDPIEAQALLATYGRDREEPLWLGSVKSNIGHTQAASGAVGVLKMVLAMHGGTLPKTLHVDRPSERVDWTAGEVRLLTEARPWPAGERPRRAGVSSFGVSGTNAHVVLEEPPAVPAAPGAPEPGVLPWVLSGRTGQAVRDAVSGLAGVGGDPLDVAFALAARTPFEYRTVVVGDGRDDLLAGLAAAAPQGAEPGKTAFLFPGQGAQRAGMGAELYARFPVFAEAFDAVCVYLDRELDRPLRDVVFGSGDLLDRTGYTQPALFAVEVALFRLLESWGVRPDHVAGHSIGELAAAHVAGVFSLADAAKLVAARAGLMQALPGGGAMLAVQATEDEVTPLLGDGAGLAAVNGPEAVVVSGEAGAVAAVERQFAALGRKTGRLVVSHAFHSALVDPMLGEFARVAGEVTYAAPEIPLVSTVSGQLAGDEIRTPEYWVRQVREPVRFADATRTLAGAGVTRALELGPGGVLSALAAVPSAPVLRKDRPEYPSLLSALADTHTRGHTVDWVAVLRAAHPGHAPRAVTLPTYPFQRTRFWLETSTRPEPDEAFWTAVENEDFDALAAWRERRRPRPPVYDVTWEPVAEPPVAPAGRWLAVVPAGADADLRAALPADVLEVAAGDDRASLTASLRGREPAGVVSTLDVAGQLALVQALGDAGIDAPLWCLTRGAVAAADGDVPDPAQAMVWGLGRTVALEQPHRWGGLVDLPADAGEPALRRLSAILGGTTGEDEIAVRGTGILARRLTRPGVVNGKQRANPVPHSRPDWRPGGTVLVTGGTGALGRHVARWLAGAGAGRLVLLSRRGPDAPGAAALRDELTGLGARVDILACDVADREALAAALGTAGDLTAVFHTAGVLADGVLEALTPQRLAEVVDAKAGSARHLHELTAGHPLEAFVLFSSCAATFGAAGQANYAAANAFLDALAERRRAQGLPATSIAWGPWADGGMAAAHGEHLGRTGLVPLGPGRAVAALGSAIGHARAAVTVADVDWARFAPALTTHRPRPLIAGLPEARRHAPAATDSLAGRLAGLSTADADRLLLKVVREQIAFALGHRSADDVAPGRTVKELGFDSLTAVELRNRLDTATGLRLPATLAFDYPTATALAAHLRAELLGAAGPAPAAAAAPDAGEPIAIVGMSCRFPGGVRNPDQLWALLAEGRDAVTEFPADRGWDTDALYDPDPGHAGTTYVREGGFLDGAAGFDAGFFGISPREALAMDPQQRLLLEASWEALEAAGIDPLSVRGAPVGVFAGTNGQDYTAALHFGAENVDGYLATGSAGSVLSGRISYELGLEGPAMTVDTACSSSLVALHLAAQSLRAGECSLALAGGVTVMATPGLFVEFSRQRGLAPDGRCKAFADEADGTGWGEGVGVLLVERLSDARRNGHPVLAIVRGSAVNQDGASNGLTAPNGPAQQRVITAALANAGLEPSDVDAVEAHGTGTTLGDPIEAQALLATYGQDREQPLWLGSIKSNLGHTQAAAGAAGVIKMVLALRHGLLPKTLHVGAPSRHVDWGGGAVSLLTEARPWPAHDGPRRAGISSFGVSGTNAHVIVEQAPEPPVESTVDVPETVTAWVVSARSAAAVRDRAAALADLPEHSAAEIAWSLVSTRSTFEHRAVVLGEDRDELTAGLRGLAGGAPDAAVVTGTAAAAGETVFVFPGQGAQWAGMAVGLLGEPVFAARLAECAAALAPHVDWSLTEVLADADALRRVDVVQPASWAVMVSLAALWRSAGVEPDAVAGHSQGEIAAAVVAGGLSLEDGARVVALRSKAIAAGLAGRGGMASVALGAERAGELLADWPDIAIAAYNSPSSTVVCGDPAALDELIARCETGGVRARRIPVDYASHSVYVEGIRDELHEVLAGLRPRTGEIPFYSAVTAEPVGTAGLDAGYWYRNLREPVRFRETTEALRERGHRFFVEVSPHPVLLSAIQETLDDTPAVVVGTLRRGEGGPRRFLTSVAELWTQGHDAGWTALVPKTRTIGLPTYPFQHRRFWPAAAPDAPATASAADPVDDRFWAAVEREDLASIAGTLAVAPEPLGDVLPALAAWRRTRLDQAAVDSWRYRITWKPLATEDRALSGTWLVVTPEGGDHPWLDAARRAVEEAGATAVPVPVGTVDRATLGKRLVDLAPVDGVLSLLALDPAAHPAHRGLARGVANTLLLSQALGDAGIAAPLWLATAGAVATGRADAVTDAAQAQVWGLGRVAGLEHADRWGGLVDLPATTDERDRRRLTSVLAAAGDEDQVAVRAPGVLTRRLVPAPLGDGAPARDWRPSGTVLVTGGTGALGAHVARWLAARGAPRLVLTSRRGETAPGAAGLREELAALGADTTIAACDVADRAALAALLDGLAAAGEPVRAVFHAAGIVQGTALDDTGLPEFAEVVSAKVAGATHLDELLGDLDAFVLFSSNAGVWGSGGQGAYAAGNAFLDALAQRRRDRGLTATSVAWGAWQGAGMAGDNDAEEHLRRRGVGAMPPPRALLALGQALDRDETVLTVADVDWDRFVRGFTAARPRPLLDDLPAVRRARQAQAAEPEAAPESLADRLGGLPPAERERVVLDHVRAAIARVLGHAGAEEVDAQRPFKEIGFDSLTAVELRNRLRAATGLKLPATLVFDHPTPAALAGFLRSALAGDRVPAPAAALAELDRIEALVSGVSPEDAAFGLITGRLRTMLDKLGEARASDGRPRVAQRLEGATDDEIFDFIHRELGRS